In Desulfobulbaceae bacterium, a single genomic region encodes these proteins:
- a CDS encoding copper resistance system multicopper oxidase, which translates to MIKKSPFFDPGTLILPRRRFVKGMMMGGALLGLGGIPDRLLAAAGSYAAQPILRGKQFDLTLASTPVNFTGINGMATAVNGSVPGPVLRWRQGDQVTLDVTNRLTETSSIHWHGIILPAPMDGVPDISFKGIAPGETFRYQFDVKQSGTYWYHSHSGFQEQTGLYGPLIIEPLEPEPFSYDRDYVIMLSDWSDEDPADIYATLKKMSGYYNFAERTMGDVSRDIQEKGVSRTWSERAMWNRMRMSDRDLSDVTGYTYTFLMNGQTPASGWTGLFKRGEKVRLRIINGSAMTFFDVRIPGLAMTVVAADGQNIEPVTVDEFRIGVAETYDVIVAPKDDRAYCVFAQALDRTGYARGTLTPDPSLSMEPPPLDQYPILGHQDMGMDMGAMNMGEMSHGGMMPGMDHSMHDMAGMGAGMTMLGSAGEGSNAKVVHAATEFGPHVDARVASAQSRLNDPGVGLRDNGRRSLTYADLRNISPTLDPREPSREIQLHLTGNMARYMWSINGIKYSEAEPLRLTYGERLRITLVNDTMMNHPMHLHGMWSELETGDGRHIPRKHTVIVQPGSKISYLVTADARGGWAYHCHLLYHMLGMFRKVVVS; encoded by the coding sequence ATGATAAAAAAAAGCCCGTTCTTTGATCCCGGCACGCTCATTCTGCCGCGCCGCCGCTTTGTCAAAGGCATGATGATGGGTGGGGCGCTGCTGGGCCTGGGGGGGATCCCCGATCGGTTGTTGGCTGCGGCCGGTTCCTATGCGGCACAGCCGATCCTGCGTGGCAAACAATTTGATCTAACCTTGGCCTCCACGCCCGTCAACTTCACCGGCATAAACGGTATGGCCACGGCTGTGAACGGTTCAGTGCCAGGGCCCGTGCTGCGCTGGCGGCAAGGGGATCAGGTAACGTTGGATGTCACCAACCGGTTGACGGAGACAAGTTCCATCCACTGGCACGGGATCATCCTCCCGGCGCCCATGGACGGAGTACCCGATATCAGCTTCAAGGGAATTGCCCCTGGTGAGACCTTCCGCTACCAGTTTGATGTTAAACAGAGCGGCACCTACTGGTACCACAGCCATTCCGGATTTCAGGAGCAGACTGGGCTTTACGGACCGCTGATCATCGAACCACTGGAACCAGAGCCGTTCAGCTACGACCGCGACTACGTGATCATGCTGTCTGACTGGTCCGATGAAGACCCGGCTGATATATATGCCACCCTCAAGAAGATGAGCGGCTATTACAATTTTGCCGAACGAACTATGGGTGATGTGAGCCGCGACATCCAAGAGAAAGGCGTGTCCCGTACCTGGTCCGAGCGGGCCATGTGGAACCGAATGCGGATGAGCGACCGGGATCTCTCAGATGTGACTGGTTATACCTATACTTTCCTGATGAACGGCCAAACGCCTGCCTCCGGCTGGACCGGCCTGTTCAAGCGTGGTGAAAAAGTTCGCCTTCGTATTATCAACGGTTCGGCCATGACCTTTTTCGATGTGCGTATCCCAGGTCTTGCTATGACTGTGGTCGCCGCCGACGGCCAGAATATCGAGCCGGTGACTGTCGATGAGTTCCGCATTGGCGTAGCCGAGACCTATGATGTAATCGTGGCCCCCAAGGATGACCGGGCCTACTGCGTTTTCGCCCAAGCCCTTGATCGAACCGGTTATGCCCGTGGCACGTTGACCCCTGATCCATCACTGTCCATGGAACCACCGCCGCTTGATCAGTACCCAATTCTTGGCCACCAGGACATGGGTATGGATATGGGGGCTATGAACATGGGGGAGATGTCGCATGGCGGCATGATGCCCGGCATGGATCACAGTATGCATGACATGGCAGGGATGGGCGCCGGGATGACGATGCTTGGCTCAGCGGGAGAAGGAAGCAATGCGAAAGTGGTGCATGCGGCCACCGAGTTCGGCCCCCATGTGGATGCCCGGGTAGCAAGTGCACAGTCTCGGCTGAATGATCCCGGCGTCGGGTTGCGGGATAATGGTCGCCGGTCACTCACCTACGCCGACCTGCGAAATATTTCTCCCACCCTGGACCCACGCGAGCCGTCACGAGAGATTCAATTGCATCTGACCGGCAATATGGCCCGCTACATGTGGTCGATCAACGGGATCAAATACAGTGAGGCCGAGCCGCTTCGTCTTACCTACGGCGAACGGCTGCGCATCACTTTGGTCAATGACACCATGATGAACCACCCCATGCATCTGCACGGTATGTGGAGCGAGCTTGAAACTGGCGATGGTCGGCACATCCCCCGCAAGCACACGGTGATTGTGCAGCCGGGCAGCAAGATCAGTTATTTGGTGACCGCCGATGCCAGAGGTGGATGGGCCTATCACTGCCATCTGCTCTATCACATGCTGGGCATGTTCCGTAAAGTTGTCGTCAGTTAA